In a genomic window of Diorhabda carinulata isolate Delta chromosome 8, icDioCari1.1, whole genome shotgun sequence:
- the LOC130896930 gene encoding thyroid receptor-interacting protein 11 isoform X2: protein MQIADLKNEKSDLMAKLEQLDADNQENLINIMQMKEKLQYELNELNNNYISVKEENKILLEKEEKLKNEVQRLEHQGVASGEDYVQKCEELTEVNQKISDELQQLRNELNITKKSNETLQKLLKDTKNTEELAEREKLKKIESENKLLYSELKKANEAISTYEIKSLEDEENYNKLARILETYDKQVSCLKKEIENISKLYEDVQIKLANSEDTCKKLCDDKEEMKTEYNKEILILKEEIEEHLKIIDETTKEKQNNTKDRVEVLLKELESFKIENENLKKHNEELVVKATGRMDMDLENELEDIQEEHETRLNILREELELLKQQESKNRTDELKFVELEEEKLLLHRELKDVQDELEALKKNHKASLQGLHDKYVNIITENIKKFQECEKPSDFQYYIQEDDPQVVELSKHVESIMKILLDFKCKCAELETRIMELAEEKNSILVEKNREIEKLIQNSDVLSQEILTKTQSLKEFENECNEMAKNNELLISELETLKNNPVLQTISESNEDNMILLESQLENANKRIEDLERIIDDLERNQIRKDSLEDTSDPENAVKQLDITEKEIDDKKKDYEELLNNFDQLQIDNDYLKKEFERLNEQLEFSNEDNNELKGNLEKLKSDYENTEYQLSEVNINCEALKEEIEEYKTKLKSLLAENTYLKLQNEDNSRKYLDFETKMNVLEEKLAEEDDIKKNYEKQLEVVTEKLKNAKMAETSLKLQYEQKSKELAAQLEERYNLELSLNKINADLAEFQNNFVELQNTNDKLLLKQKELENDVAEKEETIKRLVTNQTDKQDDNNLKLKLEQTSLENANLQTELSQVKAQLKETTDQCTNLKQQLQEVTNSRNELINMVTMKHQENVTYHNEIQRLNQIVTTEVEKNKKFEEQFKQLQSNDSEIEKLTDQNNFLKEKCEVIAKNLLEEQAKSQQLIAERSERETTLQKKVDRLQAHLIELEEHYTQELVQTEQKNSLLAAKLSEMEEREKNSSTMYTSVNIRANQQVESLQSQLQGVITERDSLRKQISDAEDENSKQAAALANLQFVLEQFRKDKEKDVMQETERIRRHINTEKQIQEELRKEIANLKSQLEERTQGLLAASRISDQLEVSKKTINGLKDEVSQLQTKLTKTEEELSKAVSSTDGKVDKLLIKNLILGYVMSNNNMNRDQAQVLKIISTVLDFNQQDHEKVKLNKPQQGWLASLLAPNPENKMSEESLSKAFIQFLENESKPRVVPSLLDNNTISVPSNASTKSSSSTSSTPRQTPIVLSEIVLPTFTEFAQNRNSSSILKDVLKDNS from the exons ATGCAAATAGccgatttaaaaaatgaaaaatcggATTTAATGGCAAAACTCGAACAACTCGATGCCGAtaatcaagaaaatttgatcaataTAATGCAAATGAAGGAAAAATTGCAATACGAATTGAATGAATTGAACAATAACTATATTAGTGTTaaggaagaaaataaaattctactagaaaaagaagaaaagttgaaaaatgaagTACAACGTTTAGAACATCAAGGTGTGGCATCTGGTGAAGATTACGTACAAAAGTGTGAAGAGCTTACAGAAGTAAATCAGAAAATCAGTGATGAGCTGCAACAATTACGAAACGAactaaatattacaaaaaaatcaaatgaaacattacaaaaattgttaaaagacACTAAAAATACCGAAGAATTAGCCGAAagagaaaaactgaaaaaaatagaaagcgAAAACAAACTACTATACTCCGAATTAAAAAAAGCGAACGAAGCTATATCTacatatgaaataaaaagtttagaagatgaagaaaactacaataaaCTAGCAAGAATATTGGAAACATACGACAAACAAGttagttgtttgaaaaaagaaattgaaaacatttcgAAATTGTACGAAGATGTCCAAATTAAACTCGCAAATAGTGAAGACACGTGTAAAAAACTGTGTGATGataaagaagaaatgaaaacagaatataataaagaaatcttgatattaaaagaagaaatagaagaacatttgaaaataatagacGAAACGACgaaggaaaaacaaaataacacaaAAGACAGAGTAGAAGTTCTTTTAAAAGAATTAGAAagtttcaaaatagaaaatgagaaTCTTAAGAAACATAATGAAGAATTAGTTGTTAAGGCAACGGGAAGAATGGACATGGACTTGGAAAACGAATTAGAAGATATCCAAGAAGAACATGAAACGCGCTTGAATATATTGAGAGAAGAACTGGAGTTACTAAAACAACAGGAATCTAAAAATAGAACTGACGAATTGAAATTCGtagaattagaagaagaaaagcTATTATTACATAGGGAACTAAAAGACGTTCAAGACGAATTAGAAGCACTGAAGAAAAATCATAAAGCTAGTTTACAAGGACTCCATGATAAGtatgtaaatataattacagaaaatataaaaaaattccaggAATGTGAAAAACCTTCAGATTTCCAATACTACATACAAGAAGATGATCCTCAAGTGGTTGAATTGAGTAAACACGTCGAAAgtataatgaaaattctattaGATTTCAAATGTAAATGTGCAGAGCTAGAAACAAGAATAATGGAATTGGcggaagaaaaaaatagtatactGGTTGAAAAGAATAGAGAAATAGAAAAACTTATACAAAATTCGGATGTATTGAGTCAAGAAATTTTAACCAAAACTCAGTCATTAAAAGAATTCGAAAACGAATGTAATGAAATGGCTAAAAATAACGAACTGCTCATTTCCGAATTGGAAACGTTGAAAAACAATCCAGTATTACAAACAATATCAGAATCTAACGAAGACAACATGATCTTATTGGAATCGCAACTAGAAAATGCTAATAAAAGAATAGAAGACTTGGAAAGGATAATTGATGATTTGGAAAGGAACCAAATAAGAAAAGATAGCCTTGAAGATACTAGCGATCCTGAAAATGCTGTAAAACAACTCGATATTACAGAAAAAGAAATTGACGATAAGAAAAAAGATTACGAagaattattaaacaatttcgATCAACTCCAAATAGACAACGACTATTTAAAGAAGGAATTCGAACGACTCAATGAACAATTAGAATTTTCTAACGAAGATAATAATGAGTTGaaaggaaatttagaaaaattaaaaagtgattACGAAAACACCGAATATCAATTGAGCGAGGTAAACATCAATTGcgaagcattaaaagaagaaatagaagaatacaaaactaaattaaaatcactTCTAGCtgaaaatacatatttaaaattgCAAAACGAAGataattcaagaaaatatttagatttcgAAACCAAAATGAATGTATTAGAAGAAAAACTCGCAGAAGAAGATGATATTAAGAAGAATTATGAAAAGCAATTAGAAGTTGTAacggaaaaattgaaaaacgcaAAAATGGCAGAAACAAGTCTCAAGTTACAATATGAACAAAAGAGCAAAGAATTGGCAGCACAATTAGAAGAAAGATACAATCTAGAATTatctttaaacaaaataaatgccGATCTGGcagaatttcaaaacaatttcgtcgAATTACAAAATACAAACGACAAGTTAttgttaaaacaaaaagaattagAAAACGATGTAGccgaaaaagaagaaactataAAACGACTAGTAACAAATCAAACCGACAAACAAGATgacaacaatttaaaattaaaactagaACAAACCTCATTAGAAAACGCTAACCTACAAACTGAGTTATCACAAGTAAAGGCACAGCTAAAAGAAACTACAGATCAATGTACAAATTTAAAACAACAACTACAAGAAGTTACAAATTCCAGAAACGAATTAATCAACATGGTTACGATGAAACATCAAGAAAACGTAACTTACCATAACGAAATTCAAAGATTAAACCAAATAGTCACTACGGAAgtggagaaaaataaaaagtttgaagagCAATTTAAACAATTACAATCTAACGAttcagaaatagaaaaattgacggatcaaaataattttttgaaagaaaaatgcgAAGTTATAGCTAAGAATCTATTAGAAGAACAAGCTAAATCGCAACAATTGATAGCCGAACGGTCCGAGAGAGAAACGACGCTTCAAAAAAAAGTCGATAGACTTCAAGCGCATCTCATTGAATTAGAAGAGCATTATACGCAAGAACTTGTACAAACCGAGCAAAAGAACTCGCTTCTAGCGGCTAAACTTTCAGAAATGGAAGAAAGGGAGAAGAATTCCAGTACGATGTATACGTCGGTTAATATAAGGGCGAATCAACAAGTAGAATCGTTGCAGAGTCAATTGCAAGGGGTTATCACCGAGAGGGATTCTTTGAGGAAGCAGATTTCTGACGCCGAAGACGAAAATTCTAAACAAGCGGCCGCGTTGGCTAATCTACAGTTCGTTCTAGAACAATTCAGAAAAG ATAAAGAGAAAGATGTAATGCAAGAAACTGAACGAATTCGACGACATATTAATACTGAGAAACAAATACAAGAAGAGCTTCGAAAAGAAATAGCTAATCTCAAGTCACAGCTGGAAGAACGTACGCAAGGTCTATTAGCAGCTTCGAGGATATCAGATCAGCTGGaagtatcaaaaaaaactattaatggaTTGAAAGATGAAG taTCCCAACTTCAAACTAAACTCACGAAAACTGAGGAAGAACTAAGTAAAGCTGTTAGCAGTACCGATGGAAAAGTAGATAAACTGTTAATAAAAAACCTCATTCTGGGTTATGTTATGTCAAATAACAATATGAACAGGGATCAAGcacaagttttaaaaataatatctacaGTATTGGATTTTAATCAACAGGATCATGAAAAAGTGAAACTCAACAAACCGCAGCAGGGTTGGTTGGCCTCACTCCTAGCACCAAATCCTGAAAATAAGATGTCAGAAGAATCTTTATCAAAGGCTTTTATACAGTTTCTTGAAAACGAATCGAAACCTCGAGTAGTTCCAAGTTTACTTGATAATAATACTATTTCAGTGCCATCAAATGCTTCTACTAAGTCATCAAGCAGTACATCCAGTACTCCCAGACAAACGCCTATAGTACTCAGTGAAATAGTCTTACCTACTTTCACAGAATTTGCACAAAATAGAAATTCCAGTTCTATATTAAAAGATGTACTAAAAGATAATAGTTGA
- the LOC130896930 gene encoding thyroid receptor-interacting protein 11 isoform X1 codes for MSWLNFNDSLNNLKGQLSNFASNVLAEEDQGTELKESDYKELQELCVQQELEIKKLREINAELNNKQIQDVSQPNGSWGWTTTEELLATESTESISDLRMQIADLKNEKSDLMAKLEQLDADNQENLINIMQMKEKLQYELNELNNNYISVKEENKILLEKEEKLKNEVQRLEHQGVASGEDYVQKCEELTEVNQKISDELQQLRNELNITKKSNETLQKLLKDTKNTEELAEREKLKKIESENKLLYSELKKANEAISTYEIKSLEDEENYNKLARILETYDKQVSCLKKEIENISKLYEDVQIKLANSEDTCKKLCDDKEEMKTEYNKEILILKEEIEEHLKIIDETTKEKQNNTKDRVEVLLKELESFKIENENLKKHNEELVVKATGRMDMDLENELEDIQEEHETRLNILREELELLKQQESKNRTDELKFVELEEEKLLLHRELKDVQDELEALKKNHKASLQGLHDKYVNIITENIKKFQECEKPSDFQYYIQEDDPQVVELSKHVESIMKILLDFKCKCAELETRIMELAEEKNSILVEKNREIEKLIQNSDVLSQEILTKTQSLKEFENECNEMAKNNELLISELETLKNNPVLQTISESNEDNMILLESQLENANKRIEDLERIIDDLERNQIRKDSLEDTSDPENAVKQLDITEKEIDDKKKDYEELLNNFDQLQIDNDYLKKEFERLNEQLEFSNEDNNELKGNLEKLKSDYENTEYQLSEVNINCEALKEEIEEYKTKLKSLLAENTYLKLQNEDNSRKYLDFETKMNVLEEKLAEEDDIKKNYEKQLEVVTEKLKNAKMAETSLKLQYEQKSKELAAQLEERYNLELSLNKINADLAEFQNNFVELQNTNDKLLLKQKELENDVAEKEETIKRLVTNQTDKQDDNNLKLKLEQTSLENANLQTELSQVKAQLKETTDQCTNLKQQLQEVTNSRNELINMVTMKHQENVTYHNEIQRLNQIVTTEVEKNKKFEEQFKQLQSNDSEIEKLTDQNNFLKEKCEVIAKNLLEEQAKSQQLIAERSERETTLQKKVDRLQAHLIELEEHYTQELVQTEQKNSLLAAKLSEMEEREKNSSTMYTSVNIRANQQVESLQSQLQGVITERDSLRKQISDAEDENSKQAAALANLQFVLEQFRKDKEKDVMQETERIRRHINTEKQIQEELRKEIANLKSQLEERTQGLLAASRISDQLEVSKKTINGLKDEVSQLQTKLTKTEEELSKAVSSTDGKVDKLLIKNLILGYVMSNNNMNRDQAQVLKIISTVLDFNQQDHEKVKLNKPQQGWLASLLAPNPENKMSEESLSKAFIQFLENESKPRVVPSLLDNNTISVPSNASTKSSSSTSSTPRQTPIVLSEIVLPTFTEFAQNRNSSSILKDVLKDNS; via the exons ATCCAAGATGTTTCTCAACCAAACGGTTCTTGGGGTTGGACTACCACTGAAGAATTACTTGCCACTGAATCTACAGAATCTATATCAGACTTGAGGATGCAAATAGccgatttaaaaaatgaaaaatcggATTTAATGGCAAAACTCGAACAACTCGATGCCGAtaatcaagaaaatttgatcaataTAATGCAAATGAAGGAAAAATTGCAATACGAATTGAATGAATTGAACAATAACTATATTAGTGTTaaggaagaaaataaaattctactagaaaaagaagaaaagttgaaaaatgaagTACAACGTTTAGAACATCAAGGTGTGGCATCTGGTGAAGATTACGTACAAAAGTGTGAAGAGCTTACAGAAGTAAATCAGAAAATCAGTGATGAGCTGCAACAATTACGAAACGAactaaatattacaaaaaaatcaaatgaaacattacaaaaattgttaaaagacACTAAAAATACCGAAGAATTAGCCGAAagagaaaaactgaaaaaaatagaaagcgAAAACAAACTACTATACTCCGAATTAAAAAAAGCGAACGAAGCTATATCTacatatgaaataaaaagtttagaagatgaagaaaactacaataaaCTAGCAAGAATATTGGAAACATACGACAAACAAGttagttgtttgaaaaaagaaattgaaaacatttcgAAATTGTACGAAGATGTCCAAATTAAACTCGCAAATAGTGAAGACACGTGTAAAAAACTGTGTGATGataaagaagaaatgaaaacagaatataataaagaaatcttgatattaaaagaagaaatagaagaacatttgaaaataatagacGAAACGACgaaggaaaaacaaaataacacaaAAGACAGAGTAGAAGTTCTTTTAAAAGAATTAGAAagtttcaaaatagaaaatgagaaTCTTAAGAAACATAATGAAGAATTAGTTGTTAAGGCAACGGGAAGAATGGACATGGACTTGGAAAACGAATTAGAAGATATCCAAGAAGAACATGAAACGCGCTTGAATATATTGAGAGAAGAACTGGAGTTACTAAAACAACAGGAATCTAAAAATAGAACTGACGAATTGAAATTCGtagaattagaagaagaaaagcTATTATTACATAGGGAACTAAAAGACGTTCAAGACGAATTAGAAGCACTGAAGAAAAATCATAAAGCTAGTTTACAAGGACTCCATGATAAGtatgtaaatataattacagaaaatataaaaaaattccaggAATGTGAAAAACCTTCAGATTTCCAATACTACATACAAGAAGATGATCCTCAAGTGGTTGAATTGAGTAAACACGTCGAAAgtataatgaaaattctattaGATTTCAAATGTAAATGTGCAGAGCTAGAAACAAGAATAATGGAATTGGcggaagaaaaaaatagtatactGGTTGAAAAGAATAGAGAAATAGAAAAACTTATACAAAATTCGGATGTATTGAGTCAAGAAATTTTAACCAAAACTCAGTCATTAAAAGAATTCGAAAACGAATGTAATGAAATGGCTAAAAATAACGAACTGCTCATTTCCGAATTGGAAACGTTGAAAAACAATCCAGTATTACAAACAATATCAGAATCTAACGAAGACAACATGATCTTATTGGAATCGCAACTAGAAAATGCTAATAAAAGAATAGAAGACTTGGAAAGGATAATTGATGATTTGGAAAGGAACCAAATAAGAAAAGATAGCCTTGAAGATACTAGCGATCCTGAAAATGCTGTAAAACAACTCGATATTACAGAAAAAGAAATTGACGATAAGAAAAAAGATTACGAagaattattaaacaatttcgATCAACTCCAAATAGACAACGACTATTTAAAGAAGGAATTCGAACGACTCAATGAACAATTAGAATTTTCTAACGAAGATAATAATGAGTTGaaaggaaatttagaaaaattaaaaagtgattACGAAAACACCGAATATCAATTGAGCGAGGTAAACATCAATTGcgaagcattaaaagaagaaatagaagaatacaaaactaaattaaaatcactTCTAGCtgaaaatacatatttaaaattgCAAAACGAAGataattcaagaaaatatttagatttcgAAACCAAAATGAATGTATTAGAAGAAAAACTCGCAGAAGAAGATGATATTAAGAAGAATTATGAAAAGCAATTAGAAGTTGTAacggaaaaattgaaaaacgcaAAAATGGCAGAAACAAGTCTCAAGTTACAATATGAACAAAAGAGCAAAGAATTGGCAGCACAATTAGAAGAAAGATACAATCTAGAATTatctttaaacaaaataaatgccGATCTGGcagaatttcaaaacaatttcgtcgAATTACAAAATACAAACGACAAGTTAttgttaaaacaaaaagaattagAAAACGATGTAGccgaaaaagaagaaactataAAACGACTAGTAACAAATCAAACCGACAAACAAGATgacaacaatttaaaattaaaactagaACAAACCTCATTAGAAAACGCTAACCTACAAACTGAGTTATCACAAGTAAAGGCACAGCTAAAAGAAACTACAGATCAATGTACAAATTTAAAACAACAACTACAAGAAGTTACAAATTCCAGAAACGAATTAATCAACATGGTTACGATGAAACATCAAGAAAACGTAACTTACCATAACGAAATTCAAAGATTAAACCAAATAGTCACTACGGAAgtggagaaaaataaaaagtttgaagagCAATTTAAACAATTACAATCTAACGAttcagaaatagaaaaattgacggatcaaaataattttttgaaagaaaaatgcgAAGTTATAGCTAAGAATCTATTAGAAGAACAAGCTAAATCGCAACAATTGATAGCCGAACGGTCCGAGAGAGAAACGACGCTTCAAAAAAAAGTCGATAGACTTCAAGCGCATCTCATTGAATTAGAAGAGCATTATACGCAAGAACTTGTACAAACCGAGCAAAAGAACTCGCTTCTAGCGGCTAAACTTTCAGAAATGGAAGAAAGGGAGAAGAATTCCAGTACGATGTATACGTCGGTTAATATAAGGGCGAATCAACAAGTAGAATCGTTGCAGAGTCAATTGCAAGGGGTTATCACCGAGAGGGATTCTTTGAGGAAGCAGATTTCTGACGCCGAAGACGAAAATTCTAAACAAGCGGCCGCGTTGGCTAATCTACAGTTCGTTCTAGAACAATTCAGAAAAG ATAAAGAGAAAGATGTAATGCAAGAAACTGAACGAATTCGACGACATATTAATACTGAGAAACAAATACAAGAAGAGCTTCGAAAAGAAATAGCTAATCTCAAGTCACAGCTGGAAGAACGTACGCAAGGTCTATTAGCAGCTTCGAGGATATCAGATCAGCTGGaagtatcaaaaaaaactattaatggaTTGAAAGATGAAG taTCCCAACTTCAAACTAAACTCACGAAAACTGAGGAAGAACTAAGTAAAGCTGTTAGCAGTACCGATGGAAAAGTAGATAAACTGTTAATAAAAAACCTCATTCTGGGTTATGTTATGTCAAATAACAATATGAACAGGGATCAAGcacaagttttaaaaataatatctacaGTATTGGATTTTAATCAACAGGATCATGAAAAAGTGAAACTCAACAAACCGCAGCAGGGTTGGTTGGCCTCACTCCTAGCACCAAATCCTGAAAATAAGATGTCAGAAGAATCTTTATCAAAGGCTTTTATACAGTTTCTTGAAAACGAATCGAAACCTCGAGTAGTTCCAAGTTTACTTGATAATAATACTATTTCAGTGCCATCAAATGCTTCTACTAAGTCATCAAGCAGTACATCCAGTACTCCCAGACAAACGCCTATAGTACTCAGTGAAATAGTCTTACCTACTTTCACAGAATTTGCACAAAATAGAAATTCCAGTTCTATATTAAAAGATGTACTAAAAGATAATAGTTGA